Proteins encoded in a region of the Streptomyces sp. NBC_00310 genome:
- a CDS encoding TetR family transcriptional regulator yields MSEESGAARTGAKGAANSASAASGRRTDPARTNTRDIARAAVRAQLAQVAFELFLRDGFDKVTLDDLATAAGVSRSTFLRYFGTKEDAVLGAFDAHGAWVADALRARPADEDDWTALRRALDTVIQRYHHDPVGSLATAQLVRDTPALCARQLEKQHGWRPSLAQALAERHGSSDAPALADTVRAAAAIDCLNIALDHWTESDGDLDLVTLLDEAFETLAR; encoded by the coding sequence GTGAGCGAAGAGAGCGGAGCGGCACGTACGGGCGCGAAGGGCGCGGCGAACTCGGCGAGCGCGGCGTCCGGGAGAAGGACGGACCCGGCCCGGACGAACACCAGGGACATCGCGCGGGCCGCCGTACGGGCCCAACTCGCCCAGGTCGCCTTCGAGTTGTTCCTTCGCGACGGCTTCGACAAGGTGACGCTCGACGACCTGGCGACCGCCGCCGGGGTGTCCCGGAGCACGTTCCTGCGCTACTTCGGCACCAAGGAGGACGCCGTACTCGGCGCCTTCGACGCGCACGGCGCCTGGGTCGCCGACGCACTGCGCGCCCGCCCCGCCGACGAGGACGACTGGACGGCGCTGCGGCGGGCGCTGGACACGGTCATCCAGCGGTACCACCATGACCCGGTCGGTTCCCTCGCCACCGCCCAGCTCGTCCGGGACACCCCCGCGCTCTGCGCACGCCAGCTGGAGAAGCAGCACGGCTGGCGGCCCTCGCTGGCCCAGGCCCTGGCCGAACGCCACGGCTCCTCGGACGCCCCGGCCCTCGCCGACACCGTACGGGCCGCCGCCGCCATCGACTGCCTCAACATCGCCCTCGACCACTGGACCGAATCCGACGGCGACCTCGACCTCGTCACCCTCCTGGACGAGGCCTTCGAGACGCTGGCGCGTTAG
- a CDS encoding glycoside hydrolase family 2 TIM barrel-domain containing protein yields MHHPHPHPVSRRRLLEGGAALLGTLALSGGDAYGAPRRGTKADGTPEWSGNMALFQVGAEPAHTTLMPYADVRQALTGDRTRSPYRLSLDGTWKFAYVDRPGDRDEDFYRTDVDDSGWDTIPVPSNWQLHGYDFPIYINITYPWWGPNGLGEEAQPPTAPTRYNPVGQYRRTFHLPKDWTAGDRRTFLHFEGVKSAHYVWINGELVGYHEDSYDPAEYDITKHLKPGRNQIAVEVYRYSDGDWLEDQDMIRLSGIFRSVYLYSTPAVHLRDFKLDTPLSDGYTAADLSVTASVRAYEAGHEGAYSVETQLYDARGHAVWSRPLVQSVAVEASAVGEDVTVRAAKSVPSPELWSAEHPTLYTAVLRLRDPRGKVVETLSHRVGLREFALRDGLMRINGKPVSFRGTNRHEIHPDRGMALTRADLVEDMRIIKRLNINSVRTSHYPNNPLWYELADEYGLYLVDETNLETHGIRDRYPGNAADWTTACVARARAMVHRDKNHASVVIWSLGNEAGGGSTFVAMRDWIESYDPTRVIQYEGDDRPAISQIRSEMYDSPQRVEQRAKDTSDTRPYVMIEYSHSMGNSTGNFKKYWDLVRRHPVLQGGWIWDFVDQSLTWPVPRRQLLTEAGPSGLQGQLLTAAARFDRDKGVSGATGFPRDPALDLTGSLTLEAWVTPHVTGGHQPIVAKGDTQYALKQSERSIEFFIYGGGQWVSVSWALPADGWTGREHHVAGVFDAEAGSLTLHVDGEVKATRTTTRRPAVNTAPLALGTDTDNPTREFSGTIRRARVYARALSGTELASDGRGPGDDGVRFWFDAATVEVEERKRKERSFLAYGGDWGDNPNDGAFVADGIIKADRGHTGKAAEVKRVYQAIHAAPASGADTLTSRTVTLTNEYLFTNLRELDGGWTLVADGREIQRGRLTRAQLDVAPLSAKDITVPFRLPSSPAPGTEYFLELSFTTKDATPWARSGFEVARQQLPVDAGGPAVTPVPLADVPKLTYADGTDEITITGKGYRGGFSVTVDKTDGTITSYRAAGTRLITSGPAPNFWRAPTDNDHGNGQHTRNQTWRDAGANRKVTDVTVRALGGRAVEIKVGGTLPTTTESTYTTTYTVFGNGEIKVDNTLHPGAASLPYIPEVGNLLLLPRRLDRLHYYGRGPEENHWDRNNGTDVGLYSGTVAEQWSGYIRPQENGNKTDVRWAALTDRDGVGLLVSGDSLIEVNASFFTPEDLSTGLRHDYHLTPRDSVVLRVNHRQMGVGGDNSWGAHTHDEYKLFANRDYTYTYRLRPLTDVDRATAASRRPTATK; encoded by the coding sequence ATGCACCACCCGCACCCGCACCCCGTAAGCCGCCGTCGACTGCTGGAGGGCGGCGCCGCCCTCCTCGGCACCCTGGCCCTCTCCGGCGGCGACGCCTACGGGGCCCCACGCAGGGGGACGAAGGCCGACGGCACCCCCGAGTGGTCCGGCAACATGGCGCTCTTCCAGGTCGGCGCGGAGCCGGCCCACACCACCCTCATGCCGTACGCGGACGTCAGACAGGCCCTCACCGGTGACCGCACCCGCTCCCCGTACCGGCTGAGCCTCGACGGCACGTGGAAGTTCGCGTACGTCGACCGGCCGGGCGACCGGGACGAGGACTTCTACCGGACGGACGTCGACGACAGCGGCTGGGACACCATCCCGGTCCCCTCCAACTGGCAGCTGCACGGCTACGACTTCCCCATCTACATCAACATCACCTACCCGTGGTGGGGCCCGAACGGCCTCGGCGAGGAGGCGCAGCCGCCGACCGCGCCGACCCGCTACAACCCCGTCGGCCAGTACCGGCGCACCTTCCACCTCCCCAAGGACTGGACGGCCGGCGACCGCCGTACCTTCCTGCACTTCGAGGGCGTCAAGTCGGCCCACTACGTGTGGATCAACGGCGAACTCGTCGGCTACCACGAGGACTCGTACGACCCGGCCGAGTACGACATCACGAAGCACCTCAAGCCGGGCAGGAACCAGATCGCCGTCGAGGTCTACCGGTACTCGGACGGCGACTGGCTGGAGGACCAGGACATGATCCGGCTGAGCGGGATCTTCCGCTCGGTCTACCTCTACTCCACCCCGGCCGTGCACCTGCGCGACTTCAAGCTGGACACCCCGCTCAGCGACGGCTACACGGCCGCCGACCTGTCCGTCACCGCGAGCGTCCGCGCGTACGAGGCCGGGCACGAGGGGGCGTACTCCGTCGAGACCCAGCTCTACGACGCCCGGGGCCACGCCGTCTGGTCGCGCCCCCTCGTCCAGTCCGTCGCCGTCGAAGCCTCCGCCGTCGGCGAGGACGTGACCGTGCGGGCCGCCAAGTCCGTCCCTTCGCCCGAGCTGTGGTCCGCCGAACACCCCACCCTCTACACGGCCGTGCTCCGCCTGCGCGACCCGCGCGGCAAGGTCGTCGAGACCCTCTCCCACCGCGTCGGCCTGCGCGAGTTCGCGCTCAGGGACGGGCTGATGCGGATCAACGGGAAGCCGGTCTCCTTCCGGGGCACCAACCGCCACGAGATACACCCCGACCGGGGCATGGCGCTCACCCGCGCCGACCTGGTCGAGGACATGCGGATCATCAAGCGGCTCAACATCAACTCCGTCCGCACCTCGCACTACCCGAACAACCCGCTCTGGTATGAGCTGGCGGACGAGTACGGCCTCTACCTCGTCGACGAGACGAACCTCGAAACGCACGGCATCCGCGACCGCTACCCCGGAAACGCCGCCGACTGGACGACGGCCTGCGTGGCCCGCGCGCGGGCCATGGTCCACCGCGACAAGAACCACGCCTCCGTCGTCATCTGGTCCCTCGGCAACGAGGCGGGCGGCGGCTCCACCTTCGTCGCCATGCGCGACTGGATCGAGTCGTACGACCCCACACGTGTCATCCAGTACGAGGGCGACGACCGGCCGGCGATCAGCCAGATCCGCTCGGAGATGTACGACAGTCCGCAGCGGGTCGAGCAGCGGGCGAAGGACACCTCGGACACCCGGCCGTACGTGATGATCGAGTACTCGCACTCGATGGGGAACTCGACCGGCAACTTCAAGAAGTACTGGGACCTCGTCCGGCGCCACCCCGTCCTCCAGGGCGGCTGGATCTGGGACTTCGTCGACCAGTCGCTGACCTGGCCGGTCCCGCGACGGCAGCTCCTCACGGAGGCCGGCCCGAGCGGGCTGCAGGGCCAACTCCTCACCGCCGCCGCCCGGTTCGACCGTGACAAGGGCGTCTCCGGCGCCACCGGCTTCCCCCGTGACCCGGCCCTCGACCTCACCGGCTCCCTGACGCTGGAGGCCTGGGTCACCCCGCACGTCACCGGCGGCCACCAGCCGATCGTCGCCAAGGGCGACACCCAGTACGCGCTGAAGCAGAGCGAGCGGAGCATCGAGTTCTTCATCTACGGCGGCGGCCAGTGGGTCAGCGTCAGCTGGGCGCTCCCGGCCGACGGCTGGACCGGCCGCGAACACCATGTCGCCGGTGTCTTCGACGCCGAGGCCGGTTCCCTCACCCTCCACGTCGACGGCGAGGTGAAGGCGACCCGCACCACCACCCGCCGCCCCGCCGTCAACACCGCGCCCCTCGCGCTCGGCACCGACACGGACAACCCGACGCGGGAGTTCAGCGGCACGATCCGGCGGGCCCGGGTGTACGCGCGGGCCCTGAGCGGGACCGAGCTGGCCTCCGACGGCCGTGGCCCCGGCGACGACGGGGTGCGGTTCTGGTTCGACGCGGCGACGGTCGAGGTGGAGGAGAGGAAGCGGAAGGAACGTTCGTTCCTGGCGTACGGCGGTGACTGGGGCGACAACCCCAACGACGGGGCCTTCGTCGCGGACGGCATCATCAAGGCCGACCGGGGTCACACCGGCAAGGCGGCCGAGGTCAAGCGCGTCTACCAGGCCATCCACGCGGCACCGGCCTCGGGCGCCGACACCCTGACCTCGAGGACGGTCACTCTCACCAACGAGTACCTCTTCACCAACCTCCGCGAACTCGACGGCGGTTGGACCCTGGTCGCCGACGGCAGGGAGATCCAGCGAGGCCGCCTCACCCGCGCCCAGCTGGACGTCGCCCCCCTCTCCGCCAAGGACATCACCGTCCCCTTCCGCCTCCCCTCCTCCCCCGCCCCCGGCACCGAGTACTTCCTCGAACTCTCCTTCACCACCAAGGACGCCACCCCCTGGGCCAGGTCCGGCTTCGAGGTGGCCCGGCAGCAGTTGCCCGTCGACGCGGGCGGCCCGGCGGTGACACCCGTACCGCTGGCGGACGTCCCGAAGCTGACGTACGCGGACGGGACGGACGAGATCACGATCACCGGCAAGGGCTACCGGGGCGGCTTCTCCGTCACCGTCGACAAGACCGACGGCACCATCACCTCCTACCGGGCGGCCGGCACCCGGCTGATCACCTCGGGCCCGGCCCCCAACTTCTGGCGGGCCCCCACCGACAACGACCACGGCAACGGACAGCACACCCGCAACCAGACCTGGCGGGACGCGGGCGCGAACCGCAAGGTGACCGACGTGACCGTGCGCGCCCTCGGCGGCCGGGCCGTGGAGATCAAGGTCGGCGGCACGCTCCCGACGACCACCGAGTCGACGTACACCACCACCTACACGGTCTTCGGCAACGGCGAGATCAAGGTCGACAACACCCTGCACCCGGGCGCGGCCTCCCTGCCGTACATCCCGGAGGTCGGCAACCTGCTCCTCCTCCCGCGCCGCCTCGACCGCCTGCACTACTACGGCCGCGGCCCCGAGGAGAACCACTGGGACCGCAACAACGGCACCGACGTGGGCCTCTACTCCGGCACGGTCGCCGAGCAGTGGTCGGGCTACATCCGCCCCCAGGAGAACGGCAACAAGACCGACGTCCGCTGGGCCGCCCTGACCGACCGCGACGGAGTGGGCCTGCTGGTCTCGGGCGACTCCTTGATCGAGGTCAACGCCTCGTTCTTCACCCCGGAGGACCTCTCGACCGGCCTCCGCCACGACTACCACCTCACCCCCCGCGACTCCGTCGTCCTGCGCGTCAACCACCGCCAGATGGGCGTCGGCGGCGACAACAGCTGGGGCGCCCACACCCACGACGAGTACAAGCTCTTCGCCAACCGCGACTACACGTACACGTACCGGCTGCGCCCGCTGACGGACGTGGACAGGGCGACGGCGGCGTCCAGGAGGCCGACGGCGACGAAGTAA
- a CDS encoding diadenosine tetraphosphate hydrolase: MGGDWRGDRIGSALRGGNPTVLRRLTAGFAVIGDVQFLPGYCVLLVDDPSVGRLSELPGDGRTAFLADMDRLGEAVERACGRLDPAFRRVNLEILGNRDPFLHAHVWPRYAWEPEELLDKPVWLYPRERWSDDRYALGPRHDELREAIGRELDHLAS, from the coding sequence GTGGGCGGGGACTGGCGGGGCGATCGGATCGGGAGCGCGCTCAGGGGCGGGAACCCGACGGTGCTGCGAAGGCTCACGGCCGGGTTCGCGGTGATCGGGGACGTGCAGTTCCTGCCGGGGTACTGCGTGCTGCTCGTGGACGATCCGTCCGTGGGGCGGCTGTCGGAGCTGCCGGGGGACGGGCGGACGGCGTTCCTCGCGGACATGGACCGGCTGGGCGAGGCCGTCGAGCGGGCCTGTGGGCGGCTGGATCCGGCGTTCCGGCGCGTCAACCTGGAGATCCTCGGGAACAGGGACCCGTTTCTGCACGCGCATGTCTGGCCGAGGTACGCGTGGGAGCCGGAGGAACTGCTCGACAAGCCGGTGTGGCTGTATCCCCGGGAACGGTGGAGCGACGACCGGTACGCGCTCGGACCGCGCCACGACGAGCTGCGCGAAGCGATCGGCCGGGAACTGGACCACCTCGCGAGCTGA
- a CDS encoding dienelactone hydrolase family protein: MTSALPSTSVHTFATDIPTPDGTVDAHVFHPADGGPHPAVLLCMDAFGVRPHLKGMAERLAAAGYVVLLPNVLYRGGRAPLVELPAFINPAERPEIIEQIRPATRGLTPEAAMRDAGVYLDWLAASPLTNGGPAGVTGYCMGAGLALRTAGTYPERVAAAAGFHGAYLATDAPDSPHLLADRITAELYFGHADNDSTNPADQIGRLDRSLTAAGVRHRGEVYAGAHHGFTQADTAMHSPEATERHWTALLDLLARNL, from the coding sequence ATGACCTCCGCCCTGCCCTCCACCTCCGTACACACCTTCGCGACAGACATCCCCACCCCCGACGGGACCGTCGACGCGCATGTCTTCCACCCGGCCGACGGCGGGCCGCACCCCGCCGTCCTCCTCTGCATGGACGCGTTCGGGGTGCGCCCGCATCTCAAGGGGATGGCGGAGCGGCTGGCGGCGGCGGGATACGTGGTCCTGCTGCCGAACGTGCTGTACCGCGGCGGGCGGGCGCCCCTGGTGGAGCTGCCCGCGTTCATCAACCCGGCGGAGCGGCCGGAGATCATCGAGCAGATCCGCCCGGCGACACGGGGGCTGACGCCGGAGGCGGCGATGCGGGACGCGGGGGTCTACCTGGACTGGCTGGCGGCCTCGCCCCTGACGAACGGCGGCCCGGCCGGCGTCACCGGCTACTGCATGGGGGCGGGGCTGGCGCTGCGGACGGCAGGGACGTACCCGGAGCGGGTGGCCGCGGCGGCAGGGTTCCACGGCGCGTACCTCGCGACCGACGCGCCGGACAGCCCCCATCTCCTCGCCGACCGCATCACCGCCGAGCTGTACTTCGGGCACGCGGACAACGACTCCACCAACCCCGCCGACCAGATCGGCCGCCTCGACCGGAGCCTCACCGCCGCGGGCGTCCGCCACCGCGGCGAGGTCTACGCGGGCGCCCACCACGGCTTCACCCAGGCCGACACCGCCATGCACAGCCCCGAGGCGACGGAACGCCACTGGACGGCCCTGCTGGATCTGCTGGCGCGCAACCTCTGA
- a CDS encoding serine hydrolase domain-containing protein codes for MRIKHLVGTALGTTLLLVTAAPAVSAAPGAAAGTAPAPTGLDRAELRATLDAIHEAGMYGTYSSVRDGRQRWTGASGLADVDTGREVTPNMRHRVGSISKTFTSVAIMQQVERGRIALDAPVTDYVPDLFDASDADRERGDAITVRMLLNHTSHIGDYVLGAFPSLAQNSTTSLDEGRFRSIAPGELVRLGLAADATGRPGAQPGSYSNTNYVIAGLILEKVTGQKASTYITRHVIDRAGLRDTSYPRTAHIKGPHAKMYESFYGIIDPPRDYSVYDMSWAYTAGAIVSTTDDLNRFYHTLLTGGLVSRASLAEMQRTVPVEVAPGAAIDYGLGIYTLDLPGCGRFWGHDGGVFGAGTISLTREDGKRQLSMGWNLMKYQRLNADGTALEPSPIDEAINGHLAEALCPTPGTGEEPGAGSTAGSGAALKSGIAAADAGRILPDGLLGADLSTGSRLVALNR; via the coding sequence GTGCGCATCAAACATCTCGTCGGGACCGCGCTGGGCACCACACTCCTGCTCGTCACGGCGGCGCCGGCCGTGTCGGCCGCGCCCGGAGCGGCGGCGGGAACCGCCCCGGCGCCCACCGGGCTGGACCGGGCCGAGCTGCGCGCCACGCTCGACGCGATCCACGAGGCCGGGATGTACGGCACGTACTCGTCGGTCCGTGACGGCCGGCAGCGCTGGACCGGCGCGTCGGGTCTGGCCGACGTGGACACGGGGCGCGAGGTCACCCCGAACATGCGGCACCGCGTCGGCAGCATCAGCAAGACGTTCACGTCGGTGGCGATCATGCAGCAGGTGGAGCGGGGCCGGATCGCTCTCGACGCCCCGGTCACGGACTACGTCCCCGACCTGTTCGACGCCAGCGACGCCGACCGGGAGCGCGGCGACGCCATCACCGTACGCATGCTCCTCAACCACACCAGCCACATAGGCGACTACGTCCTCGGCGCCTTCCCCTCCCTCGCCCAGAACTCCACCACCAGCCTCGACGAGGGGCGCTTCCGCTCGATCGCCCCCGGGGAACTGGTACGGCTGGGCCTCGCCGCCGACGCCACGGGCCGCCCCGGCGCGCAGCCGGGCTCGTACTCCAACACCAACTACGTGATCGCCGGCCTGATCCTGGAGAAGGTCACCGGCCAGAAGGCGTCGACGTACATCACCCGCCACGTCATCGACCGCGCCGGCCTGCGCGACACCTCGTACCCGCGCACCGCCCACATCAAGGGCCCGCACGCCAAGATGTACGAGTCCTTCTACGGCATCATCGACCCGCCCCGCGACTACAGCGTCTACGACATGTCCTGGGCCTACACCGCGGGCGCGATCGTCTCCACGACCGACGACCTCAACCGCTTCTACCACACGCTGCTCACCGGCGGCCTCGTCAGCCGCGCGTCTCTCGCCGAGATGCAGCGCACGGTCCCGGTGGAGGTCGCCCCGGGGGCCGCCATCGACTACGGCCTCGGCATCTACACCCTCGACCTCCCCGGCTGCGGGCGTTTCTGGGGCCATGACGGCGGGGTCTTCGGCGCCGGCACCATCAGCCTCACCCGCGAGGACGGCAAGCGCCAGCTCTCCATGGGCTGGAACCTGATGAAGTACCAGCGCCTCAACGCGGACGGTACGGCCCTGGAGCCGAGCCCGATCGACGAGGCGATCAACGGCCACCTCGCGGAGGCGCTCTGCCCGACGCCGGGGACGGGGGAGGAGCCGGGTGCGGGTTCCACGGCGGGCTCCGGTGCGGCGCTGAAGTCCGGGATCGCGGCGGCGGACGCCGGGCGCATCCTCCCCGACGGCCTGCTGGGCGCGGACCTGTCCACCGGGAGCCGGTTGGTGGCCCTGAACCGGTAA
- a CDS encoding 3'-5' exonuclease translates to MPTFVIFDLEFTTWTGAMEQDWSAPGQLREIVQIGALRLSEEYAVVEEYEALVRPVVNPILSPFFTDLTGIDQRTVDRDGLAPARALSDFLAFCQGRPQGRSVLSYGNDMVVLGENIGWARARGEEIKHNALTPGFLNIRPWLNTVAPTTAAANSGRLWQVLGLPRPAPGDEHSALFDCHSIAAALRHLAATGVALPKGLLL, encoded by the coding sequence TTGCCCACCTTCGTCATCTTCGACCTGGAGTTCACGACCTGGACGGGGGCCATGGAACAGGACTGGTCGGCCCCCGGCCAGCTGCGGGAGATCGTGCAGATCGGTGCCTTGCGGCTGAGCGAGGAGTACGCCGTCGTCGAGGAGTACGAGGCGCTGGTCCGGCCGGTGGTGAACCCGATCCTCTCGCCGTTCTTCACCGACCTCACCGGCATCGACCAGCGGACCGTCGACCGGGACGGCCTCGCGCCGGCCCGCGCCCTGAGCGACTTCCTCGCCTTCTGTCAGGGGCGGCCTCAGGGGCGGTCCGTCCTCTCCTACGGCAACGACATGGTCGTCCTCGGCGAGAACATCGGCTGGGCCCGGGCCCGCGGTGAGGAGATCAAGCACAACGCCCTCACTCCCGGGTTCCTCAACATCCGCCCCTGGCTGAACACCGTCGCCCCGACCACGGCAGCCGCCAACTCGGGCCGCCTGTGGCAGGTCCTGGGTCTGCCCCGGCCGGCCCCGGGCGACGAACACTCGGCCCTCTTCGACTGCCACTCCATCGCGGCGGCGCTCAGGCACCTGGCGGCGACGGGGGTCGCGTTGCCGAAGGGGCTCCTCCTGTAG
- the argG gene encoding argininosuccinate synthase, whose product MSKVLTSLPAGERVGIAFSGGLDTSVAVAWMRDKGAVPCTYTADIGQYDEPDIASVPGRAKTYGAEIARLVDCRAALVEEGLAALTCGAFHIRSGGRAYFNTTPLGRAVTGTLLVRAMLEDDVQIWGDGSTFKGNDIERFYRYGLLANPHLRIYKPWLDADFVTELGGRKEMSEWLVAHQLPYRDSTEKAYSTDANIWGATHEAKTLEHLDTSLETVEPIMGVRFWDPEVEIVTEDVTIGFDQGRPVTINGKEFASAVDLVMEANAIGGRHGLGMSDQIENRIIEAKSRGIYEAPGMALLHAAYERLVNAIHNEDTLAQYYSEGRRLGRLMYEGRWLDPQALMIRESLQRWVGSAITGEVTLRLRRGEDYSILDTTGPQFSYHPDKLSMERTEDAAFGPVDRIGQLTMRNLDIADSRAKLEQYSVLGLLGSGSPAIGAAQAAATGLIGQLPEGGAEAIASRGAITGSDDDELLDRAAMEFGTD is encoded by the coding sequence ATGTCCAAGGTCCTCACCTCTCTTCCGGCCGGCGAGCGCGTCGGCATCGCCTTCTCGGGCGGGCTCGACACCTCGGTCGCCGTCGCGTGGATGCGCGACAAGGGTGCTGTCCCGTGCACCTACACGGCTGACATCGGCCAGTACGACGAGCCCGACATCGCCTCGGTGCCCGGCCGCGCGAAGACCTACGGTGCCGAGATCGCGCGCCTGGTCGACTGCCGGGCCGCGCTGGTCGAGGAGGGCCTGGCCGCGCTGACCTGCGGCGCGTTCCACATCCGCTCGGGCGGGCGGGCGTACTTCAACACGACCCCCCTCGGCCGTGCCGTCACAGGCACGCTGCTGGTCCGGGCGATGCTGGAGGACGACGTCCAGATCTGGGGCGACGGCTCGACCTTCAAGGGCAACGACATCGAGCGGTTCTACCGCTACGGTCTGCTCGCCAACCCGCACCTCAGGATCTACAAGCCCTGGCTGGACGCCGACTTCGTCACCGAGCTCGGCGGCCGCAAGGAGATGTCCGAGTGGCTGGTGGCCCACCAACTGCCCTACCGGGACAGCACGGAGAAGGCGTACTCCACCGACGCCAACATCTGGGGCGCCACCCACGAGGCCAAGACGCTGGAGCACCTGGACACGAGCCTGGAGACCGTCGAGCCGATCATGGGCGTCCGGTTCTGGGACCCCGAGGTCGAGATCGTCACCGAGGACGTGACGATCGGCTTCGACCAGGGCCGCCCGGTGACGATCAACGGCAAGGAGTTCGCCTCCGCCGTCGACCTGGTGATGGAGGCCAACGCCATCGGCGGCCGCCACGGTCTCGGCATGTCCGACCAGATCGAGAACCGCATCATCGAGGCCAAGAGCCGCGGCATCTACGAGGCCCCCGGCATGGCCCTCCTGCACGCCGCGTACGAGCGCCTCGTGAACGCCATCCACAACGAGGACACCCTCGCGCAGTACTACTCCGAGGGCCGTCGTCTCGGCCGGCTGATGTACGAGGGCCGCTGGCTGGACCCGCAGGCCCTGATGATCCGGGAGTCCCTGCAGCGCTGGGTCGGCTCCGCGATCACCGGCGAGGTCACCCTGCGGCTGCGGCGTGGCGAGGACTACTCGATCCTCGACACCACCGGCCCCCAGTTCAGCTACCACCCGGACAAGCTCTCCATGGAGCGCACCGAGGACGCCGCCTTCGGCCCCGTCGACCGCATCGGCCAGCTGACCATGCGCAACCTCGACATCGCCGACTCCCGCGCCAAGCTGGAGCAGTACTCCGTGCTCGGCCTCCTCGGCTCCGGCAGCCCCGCGATCGGCGCGGCCCAGGCCGCCGCGACCGGTCTCATCGGCCAGCTCCCCGAGGGCGGCGCCGAGGCCATCGCCTCCCGCGGCGCGATCACCGGCTCCGACGACGACGAGCTGCTGGACCGTGCCGCGATGGAGTTCGGCACGGACTGA
- a CDS encoding VOC family protein yields MSDDSLPAVRELRLVVTAADYDAALHFYRDVLGLPERAAFSSDGGRVSILEAGRATLEITDPNHAAFIDDVEVGRRVAGHIRVAFQVDDSTATTAKLAAAGAEVVAEPTRTPWNSLNARLEAPGALQLTLFTELGDGGDAGDGS; encoded by the coding sequence GTGTCCGACGATTCCCTACCCGCTGTCCGTGAACTCCGCCTGGTCGTGACGGCCGCCGACTACGACGCCGCGCTGCACTTCTACCGCGATGTGCTGGGTCTTCCCGAGCGGGCGGCGTTCTCGTCCGACGGCGGGCGGGTGTCGATCCTCGAAGCGGGCCGGGCGACGCTGGAGATCACCGATCCGAACCACGCGGCGTTCATCGACGACGTGGAGGTCGGCCGTCGTGTGGCCGGCCACATCCGGGTCGCGTTCCAGGTGGACGACTCGACCGCGACCACGGCGAAGCTGGCGGCGGCCGGCGCCGAGGTGGTCGCCGAACCGACCCGCACCCCCTGGAACTCCCTGAACGCCCGCCTCGAAGCCCCCGGCGCCCTCCAGCTGACCCTCTTCACCGAACTCGGCGACGGGGGCGACGCGGGTGACGGGAGCTGA